A stretch of the Ipomoea triloba cultivar NCNSP0323 chromosome 16, ASM357664v1 genome encodes the following:
- the LOC116007925 gene encoding uncharacterized protein LOC116007925 gives MRYPLLCCLVSCSAPEAHNQAPVQPRVDVTKAIAARQPPFYAGEEDPVILEEWIRTFDKLLNAVNCPEEQRVSSAVYYLTKAADDWWSMVGPDLLQGPEFGWEEFKTELRGQFYTERIKGIKCEEFLRLKQQGTTVQDYHGKYVELMRFAQDIVPDEASKARRFVRGLDWGVRSAIAPFMCSTLREAYNRASDHYQVYLDQQEVYGRKKRKADDRSGTSKGESQKPTQSGSYSRQVGRREGASQGKQFNCRRCGRNHPGENCQGMRIRCYKCGLLGHKANECQSRVDNSRTNSQNNSPGRGFNGRNNQKPIETGSKGSNTPQVNRGRPLNISAGPSNKGKAPVEESSTGNQGRIYVVNHTQAQTGDVVTGIFPINSVPGLVLFDTGATNSFISSIFADKLKLEPTARLDLNVKTASGLVVACKDGYENVSIEITGVNFLGNLIRFELEEPE, from the exons ATGAGGTACCCCCTTTTATGCTGCCTGGTTTCCTGCTCTGCTCCAGAAGCTCATAATCAAGCCCCAGTGCAACCACGGGTTGATGTTACTAAAGCTATAGCAGCTAGACAACCACCGTTCTATGCAGGGGAGGAAGACCCGGTGATCCTTGAAGAATGGATCAGAACCTTTGACAAACTGCTAAACGCTGTGAATTGTCCCGAGGAACAGCGGGTGTCTTCTGCAGTATACTACCTGACCAAAGCTGCGGATGATTGGTGGTCAATGGTGGGACCAGATCTTCTGCAAGGCCCAGAGTTTGGCTGGGAAGAGTTCAAAACGGAATTAAGAGGTCAATTCTATACCGAACGAATTAAGGGCATCAAGTGTGAAGAATTCTTGCGGTTGAAACAACAGGGAACAACGGTGCAAGATTATCATGGTAAGTATGTGGAGTTGATGAGATTTGCGCAAGATATCGTACCCGATGAGGCAAGCAAGGCGAGGCGATTTGTAAGGGGGTTAGATTGGGGAGTGAGAAGTGCAATCGCACCATTTATGTGCTCTACTCTCAGGGAAGCATACAACAGAGCATCGGATCATTATCAAGTGTATTTAGATCAGCAAGAAGTCTATGGTCGGAAAAAGAGAAAAGCTGATGATAGGTCAGGAACATCTAAGGGGGAGAGTCAGAAGCCTACCCAATCAGGATCCTACTCAAGGCAGGTAGGAAGGAGGGAAGGAGCAAGTCAAGGGAAACAATTTAATTGTCGAAGGTGTGGACGAAATCATCCTGGGGAAAATTGCCAAGGAATGAGGATCAGGTGCTACAAGTGCGGTCTCTTAGGACACAAAGCCAACGAGTGCCAATCCAGGGTAGATAATTCCCGGACGAACTCACAGAATAACAGTCCAGGGAGAGGATTCAATGGGAGGAACAACCAAAAACCCATCGAGACTGGAAGCAAGGGATCTAACACGCCACAAGTCAATAGGGGCAGACCATTAAATATCTCTGCAGGTCCCAGCAACAAAGGAAAAGCACCAGTGGAAGAAAGCAGCACGGGGAACCAAGGCCGAATTTACGTCGTCAACCACACGCAAGCTCAAACTGGCGACGTTGTAACTGGTATATTTCCGATAAACTCAGTGCCTGGTTTGGTATTGTTTGATACTGGAGCTACTAATTCTTTTATATCCTCTATATTTGCTGATAAATTGAAACTAGAGCCTACCGCTAGATTAGATTTGAATGTGAAAACTGCTTCAGGACTAGTAGTAGCATGTAAAGATGGGTATGAGAATGTTTCGATAGAAATAACCGGAGTTAACTTCCTCGGGAATCTCATTCGATTTGAACTAGAAG AGCCCGAATAG